The genomic window TGCGTATAATCGAAAAGAAAAAGATATTGCGTGTTATTGATGCAAATTTAAATAGAGCAAAAGAAGGATTAAGGATTTGCGAAGATATTGCGCGTTTTGTTCTTGATCAAAAAAATGAAACTGAGCAGTATAAGGATATTCGTCACCAATTAACACAAGCATGTTTTTTTATAGTCGGAAGCAAAAAGAATATTATTTGTGCACGAGATATTATAAAAGATGTTGGCAAAAAGACAGTTGCCTCTGAACTTAAAAGAAAAGGCATTAAAGATATTTTCTATGCTAATTCT from Candidatus Omnitrophota bacterium includes these protein-coding regions:
- a CDS encoding thiamine-phosphate pyrophosphorylase, encoding MRIIEKKKILRVIDANLNRAKEGLRICEDIARFVLDQKNETEQYKDIRHQLTQACFFIVGSKKNIICARDIIKDVGKKTVASELKRKGIKDIFYANSQRSKESIRVLEEFTKLIDPKKALVCKKMRYSVYELERKIVCLF